In a single window of the Carnobacterium gallinarum DSM 4847 genome:
- a CDS encoding formate--tetrahydrofolate ligase gives MEEIFVNLSDIEIAQQTKMEPIEVVAQKLNLTSENLEQYGKYKAKIDFETLKAVEENPTGKLILVTAINPTPAGEGKSTVTIGLADALSHLGKSTMIALREPSLGPTMGIKGGAAGGGYAQVVPMEDINLHFTGDMHAITSANNALSAFIDNHIFQGNSLNIDSRRIIWKRVVDLNDRALRHVNIGLGGPMQGVPREDGFDITVASEIMAILCLATDLKDLKKRLAAIVIGYTYQKEPITVKNLQVEGALTLLLKDAIKPNLVQTLEHTPALVHGGPFANIAHGCNSVLATRTALHLADYTVTEAGFGADLGAEKFLDIKVPQLGKAPDVVVVVATIRALKMHGGVPKTELATENVEAVKSGFANLQKHIENMQGYGLPVVVAINEFISDTDEEIQMVQDLCQDLGVVAALTAVWEKGSVGGVTLAEAVLAEIEQGDAEFSPLYNAAEETIIGKVEKIVQTIYGGKNVVFSKKALTQIQTFQKNGWEDLPICMAKTQYSLSDDPSLLGRPHDFTITIREFVPKLGAGFIVALTGDVMTMPGLPKQPAALNMDVSEDGIVSGLF, from the coding sequence ATTTTTGTGAATTTATCAGATATTGAAATTGCACAGCAAACGAAAATGGAGCCAATTGAGGTCGTAGCGCAAAAACTAAATTTGACATCGGAAAATTTGGAACAATATGGAAAATATAAAGCAAAAATTGATTTTGAAACATTAAAAGCAGTTGAAGAAAATCCAACAGGTAAGCTGATTTTAGTAACAGCTATTAATCCAACTCCAGCAGGTGAAGGCAAATCAACTGTAACGATTGGTTTAGCCGATGCCTTAAGTCACCTAGGTAAATCAACAATGATTGCATTACGTGAACCTTCATTAGGACCAACGATGGGAATTAAAGGTGGCGCAGCTGGTGGTGGTTATGCACAAGTTGTACCAATGGAGGACATTAACTTACATTTTACTGGGGATATGCACGCCATTACTTCTGCAAATAATGCTTTATCTGCATTTATTGACAATCATATTTTTCAAGGGAATTCATTAAATATTGATTCAAGACGAATTATTTGGAAACGGGTAGTTGATTTGAATGATCGAGCATTGCGCCATGTTAATATTGGGTTAGGCGGCCCAATGCAAGGTGTACCTAGAGAAGATGGTTTTGACATTACTGTGGCCAGTGAGATTATGGCGATTTTATGTTTAGCAACGGATCTGAAGGATTTGAAAAAACGTTTGGCAGCGATTGTAATAGGTTATACGTATCAAAAAGAACCGATTACGGTGAAAAATTTACAAGTTGAAGGGGCATTAACATTACTATTAAAAGATGCTATTAAGCCGAACCTAGTTCAGACATTGGAACATACTCCAGCGTTAGTTCACGGTGGACCATTTGCAAATATTGCCCATGGTTGTAATAGCGTTCTTGCAACTCGAACAGCATTGCATTTAGCAGATTATACTGTAACGGAAGCAGGATTTGGAGCAGACTTAGGCGCAGAAAAGTTTCTTGATATTAAGGTGCCTCAATTAGGGAAAGCCCCAGATGTTGTCGTAGTCGTTGCTACAATTCGTGCTTTAAAAATGCATGGAGGTGTTCCTAAAACTGAATTAGCGACAGAAAATGTAGAGGCTGTAAAGAGTGGGTTTGCAAATTTACAAAAACACATTGAAAATATGCAAGGATATGGCTTACCAGTTGTTGTTGCGATTAACGAGTTTATTAGTGATACGGATGAAGAAATTCAAATGGTTCAAGATCTTTGTCAAGACTTAGGTGTCGTAGCGGCTTTAACAGCTGTTTGGGAAAAGGGATCGGTTGGTGGCGTAACGTTGGCTGAAGCAGTTTTAGCTGAGATTGAGCAAGGTGATGCTGAATTTTCACCACTATACAATGCAGCGGAAGAAACAATCATTGGGAAAGTAGAAAAAATTGTTCAAACAATTTATGGTGGAAAAAATGTTGTATTTTCTAAGAAAGCGTTAACCCAGATTCAAACATTCCAAAAAAATGGCTGGGAAGACTTGCCTATTTGTATGGCAAAAACACAATACTCTTTATCTGACGATCCAAGTTTGCTAGGTCGTCCACATGATTTTACAATTACCATTCGTGAATTTGTTCCAAAATTAGGTGCGGGCTTTATTGTTGCTTTGACAGGTGATGTTATGACAATGCCAGGATTACCAAAGCAACCAGCAGCATTAAATATGGATGTTTCTGAAGATGGAATAGTTTCTGGATTGTTTTAA
- a CDS encoding uracil-DNA glycosylase, whose product MPTILTKELIEEAKANVKDFPVEGFLVGQGSFSPKFMLIGEAPGAVEANETGIPFSGRAGKELDRFFQLLEVTREEVYLTSPFRSRPYVEKERINRKTGRLELRKYNRPPTSQELLAHAFLLDYEINKIQPPFILTMGNIGLQRLIGKKAKIGMLHGRLIESEIQQLSKIDMTKYQWTKEKYQIFPTFHPAAIFYNRKLEVEIQADLQKFKQLLKLNSH is encoded by the coding sequence ATGCCAACAATCTTAACGAAGGAATTAATCGAAGAAGCTAAGGCAAATGTCAAAGATTTCCCTGTGGAGGGATTTTTAGTTGGGCAAGGTTCTTTTTCTCCTAAATTTATGTTAATTGGTGAAGCGCCAGGAGCAGTTGAAGCGAATGAAACTGGAATTCCTTTTTCTGGTCGAGCTGGAAAAGAATTGGATCGTTTTTTTCAGTTACTTGAAGTTACACGAGAGGAAGTCTATCTAACAAGCCCCTTTAGAAGTCGTCCTTATGTAGAAAAAGAGAGAATAAATCGCAAGACGGGTAGGTTAGAGTTACGAAAGTACAATCGTCCACCAACAAGTCAAGAATTATTGGCACATGCTTTTCTATTAGATTACGAAATTAATAAGATTCAGCCACCATTTATTTTAACAATGGGCAATATCGGACTACAACGTTTAATTGGAAAAAAAGCCAAAATTGGTATGTTACATGGTAGGTTAATTGAATCTGAAATTCAACAACTATCCAAGATAGATATGACAAAATATCAATGGACAAAAGAAAAATATCAGATTTTTCCAACATTTCATCCAGCTGCTATTTTTTATAATCGTAAATTAGAAGTAGAAATTCAAGCAGATTTACAAAAATTTAAGCAACTTTTAAAATTAAATAGCCATTAA
- a CDS encoding ABC-F family ATP-binding cassette domain-containing protein, producing the protein MKELNVLNITKTYGEKTLFDGISFTISEGERVGLIGTNGTGKTSLLNVLTGLDSAEAGDIQMSKEYRMGYLRQHPDLNPEQTVFDAVFDGDTPILVAVRNYEKALDNLTMDPENQHYQNNYTKAEQEMNRQDAWIADTNAKMILNQLGIKDLEQSVATLSGGQRKRVGLAQVLIQAPDLLILDEPTNHLDFATISWLEKYLSSYRGALLLVTHDRYFLDRVVNRMLELSYGSLTSYTGNYESYVKERAERQLEAEKADQKRKQLYLKELDWMRAGAKARTTKQQARIDRFHDLEGNLNQAKSDGKVEINMDGSRLGKRVFELKDANLTLDNHVILKDFNLLVQTKDRIGISGLNGAGKSTLLNTLAGRFILDSGELIIGETVKIAYYTQMTEEMDPSKRVIQYLQEVGEEIETTNGTRVSVTELLEQFLFDRHMHGALISKLSGGEKRRLFLLKLLMERPNVLLLDEPTNDLDIATLTVLEDYIETFPGAVISVSHDRYFLDKTVERLLVFEGNGVITPYLGTITEYIALNKDTPDKQSGSASEKEGKATKTNQSIDKKEKVKLTYAEQKEWETIEDDLFQLESELEEVKEAMAASGSDFSLLQELQAKMTKLDANLEAKMNRWEYLSQYVSE; encoded by the coding sequence ATGAAAGAGCTTAACGTGTTAAATATAACCAAAACCTATGGAGAAAAGACCTTATTTGATGGTATTTCATTTACAATTAGTGAGGGAGAACGTGTTGGATTAATCGGTACCAACGGAACGGGGAAAACCAGTTTATTAAATGTCTTAACTGGACTGGATAGTGCTGAAGCAGGTGACATTCAGATGTCTAAAGAGTATCGAATGGGCTATTTACGTCAACATCCAGATTTGAATCCTGAACAAACGGTTTTTGATGCAGTTTTTGATGGAGATACTCCTATTTTAGTGGCTGTTAGAAACTATGAAAAAGCGTTAGATAATTTGACAATGGACCCTGAAAATCAACACTATCAAAATAACTACACAAAAGCAGAGCAAGAAATGAATCGTCAAGATGCATGGATTGCTGATACAAATGCAAAAATGATTTTAAATCAATTAGGAATTAAAGACTTGGAACAATCAGTAGCAACGTTATCTGGTGGTCAGCGTAAACGGGTTGGCTTGGCTCAAGTATTGATTCAAGCACCGGATTTATTAATATTGGATGAGCCAACCAATCATTTAGATTTTGCGACGATTAGTTGGTTAGAAAAATATTTAAGCAGTTATCGAGGCGCATTGTTACTAGTCACTCATGATCGTTATTTTTTAGATCGTGTTGTAAATCGAATGTTAGAGTTGTCTTATGGAAGCTTGACAAGTTATACTGGGAATTATGAAAGCTATGTTAAAGAACGTGCAGAACGTCAATTAGAGGCTGAGAAAGCAGATCAAAAACGCAAACAACTTTATTTGAAAGAGTTAGATTGGATGCGTGCTGGTGCGAAAGCAAGAACAACAAAACAGCAAGCAAGAATAGATCGTTTTCATGATCTTGAAGGCAATCTGAATCAAGCAAAAAGTGACGGGAAAGTCGAAATTAATATGGATGGTAGTCGTTTAGGTAAGCGTGTTTTTGAATTGAAAGATGCAAATCTAACGTTGGATAATCATGTTATTTTAAAAGATTTTAATTTGCTTGTCCAAACAAAAGATCGAATTGGTATCAGTGGTTTAAATGGTGCTGGAAAATCTACATTATTAAATACATTAGCTGGACGCTTTATCTTAGACAGCGGTGAATTAATTATTGGTGAAACAGTTAAGATTGCTTATTATACGCAAATGACTGAAGAAATGGATCCGTCAAAAAGAGTCATTCAGTATTTGCAAGAAGTTGGAGAAGAGATTGAAACAACTAATGGAACGCGCGTTAGTGTGACAGAGTTATTAGAGCAATTTTTATTTGATCGCCATATGCACGGTGCTTTGATTAGTAAGCTTTCTGGTGGTGAAAAACGACGTTTATTCTTATTGAAATTATTAATGGAACGTCCGAATGTTTTATTATTAGATGAACCAACGAATGATTTAGATATTGCTACTTTAACTGTTTTAGAAGACTATATTGAAACGTTCCCAGGCGCTGTTATTTCGGTTTCTCATGATCGTTACTTCTTAGATAAAACGGTAGAACGTTTGCTAGTTTTTGAAGGAAACGGAGTTATCACACCGTATTTAGGGACAATTACTGAGTATATTGCTCTGAATAAGGACACACCAGATAAACAATCTGGATCAGCTAGTGAAAAAGAAGGAAAAGCAACTAAGACAAATCAATCTATAGATAAAAAAGAAAAGGTTAAACTGACTTATGCAGAGCAAAAAGAATGGGAAACCATTGAAGATGATCTGTTCCAATTAGAATCTGAGTTAGAAGAAGTTAAAGAAGCTATGGCAGCATCTGGTAGTGACTTTAGTTTATTACAAGAACTACAAGCAAAAATGACAAAATTAGATGCAAATTTAGAAGCGAAAATGAATCGCTGGGAATATTTAAGTCAGTATGTGAGTGAATAA
- a CDS encoding thymidylate synthase encodes MEKDYLELGKKVMETGAIKTDRTGTGTKSLFGYQMRFDLAAGFPLLTTKRVPFGLIKSELLWFIKGDTNIRYLLQHNNHIWDEWAFERFIKSSDYTGPDMTNFGRRAVTDPEFNQVYQVELKQFCARILEDEGFAKQYGELGNIYGSQWRNWKTTQGETIDQLKDVIEMIKKTPDSRRLIVSAWNPEDVPTMALPPCHTLFQFYVADGKLSCQLYQRSADIFLGVPFNIASYALLTHLIAHEVGLEVGEFVHTLGDAHLYSNHMEQMAEQLTREARDFPTLTLNPEKESIFDFDVADIQIEGYDPHPAIKAPIAV; translated from the coding sequence TTGGAAAAAGACTATTTAGAACTTGGTAAAAAGGTAATGGAAACAGGAGCAATCAAAACAGATCGAACTGGAACTGGAACGAAAAGTCTATTTGGTTATCAAATGCGTTTTGATTTAGCTGCTGGGTTTCCTTTATTAACAACAAAACGTGTTCCTTTTGGTTTAATTAAAAGTGAACTTTTGTGGTTTATTAAAGGCGATACGAATATTCGTTATTTGTTGCAACACAACAATCATATTTGGGATGAATGGGCTTTTGAACGCTTTATTAAAAGTTCAGATTACACTGGACCTGATATGACAAATTTTGGCCGCCGAGCAGTAACGGACCCAGAATTTAATCAAGTTTATCAAGTGGAATTAAAGCAATTCTGTGCACGTATTCTAGAAGACGAAGGTTTTGCTAAACAATATGGAGAATTGGGCAATATTTATGGTTCTCAATGGCGTAATTGGAAAACGACACAGGGTGAAACGATCGATCAATTAAAAGATGTGATTGAGATGATTAAAAAAACACCAGATTCAAGACGTTTGATCGTATCTGCATGGAATCCAGAAGATGTTCCGACAATGGCCCTTCCTCCGTGTCATACATTGTTTCAATTTTATGTAGCAGATGGCAAATTAAGCTGTCAATTGTATCAAAGAAGTGCGGATATCTTTTTAGGAGTACCTTTTAATATCGCTAGCTACGCTTTATTGACGCATTTAATTGCTCATGAAGTTGGACTAGAAGTTGGGGAATTTGTGCATACTTTAGGGGACGCTCATCTTTATTCAAATCATATGGAGCAAATGGCAGAACAATTGACTCGGGAAGCTCGTGATTTTCCAACATTAACTTTAAATCCAGAAAAAGAGAGTATTTTTGATTTTGATGTAGCAGATATTCAAATTGAAGGTTATGATCCGCATCCAGCGATTAAAGCTCCAATTGCAGTTTAA
- a CDS encoding dihydrofolate reductase has product MIAYLWAQDEQGVIGNKGTLPWSLPNDLKYFKRMTTGNAVVMGRKTFEGMGKRPLPNRINIILTTDPSYESEGVTIMHSREEILDFAKSYEKDTFITGGTGVFKEFLEDADILYRTMIQGEFEGDTIFPALNWEEWQITDAEPGIIDEKNRYPHIFETYQRKN; this is encoded by the coding sequence ATGATTGCTTATTTATGGGCGCAAGATGAACAAGGTGTGATTGGCAACAAGGGGACATTGCCTTGGAGTTTACCAAATGATTTAAAATACTTCAAACGAATGACAACTGGAAATGCTGTTGTAATGGGACGTAAGACATTTGAAGGAATGGGAAAACGTCCTTTACCAAATCGCATCAATATTATTCTGACAACGGATCCTAGCTATGAATCTGAGGGTGTGACAATTATGCATAGCCGTGAAGAAATTCTTGATTTTGCAAAATCTTATGAAAAAGATACTTTTATTACAGGTGGAACTGGTGTCTTTAAAGAGTTTTTAGAAGATGCGGATATTTTATACCGCACGATGATTCAAGGAGAATTTGAAGGAGATACGATTTTTCCAGCTTTAAATTGGGAAGAATGGCAGATTACGGATGCAGAACCAGGAATTATTGATGAAAAAAACAGATATCCTCATATTTTTGAAACATATCAACGGAAAAATTAA
- a CDS encoding effector binding domain-containing protein, translating into MSFTVKEFSAHYIIGSSTPIDIPQDPSGFPAISANKEKALTELKKNQKELAEFASDAHFYGVNANLDGAHYIVGVKAEKAVSGQASFELPAGEYAVLTTSVTTRLEADQFIGAAYGEVYQSEDYAINGNYNLEIVDAFIQDQVTEFSVLIPVVKK; encoded by the coding sequence ATGTCATTTACAGTTAAAGAATTTTCTGCACACTATATTATTGGTTCCTCTACTCCAATTGACATACCGCAAGATCCAAGTGGCTTTCCAGCAATAAGTGCCAACAAAGAAAAAGCTTTAACTGAGTTGAAGAAGAATCAAAAAGAGTTGGCTGAATTTGCAAGTGATGCCCATTTTTATGGAGTGAATGCCAATCTTGATGGGGCTCATTACATTGTTGGAGTGAAAGCGGAAAAAGCAGTGAGTGGTCAAGCGAGTTTTGAACTACCAGCAGGTGAATATGCCGTTCTTACAACATCTGTAACAACTCGTCTAGAAGCAGATCAGTTTATTGGTGCTGCTTATGGAGAAGTATATCAATCTGAAGATTATGCAATTAATGGCAATTATAATTTAGAGATTGTTGATGCGTTTATTCAGGACCAAGTAACAGAATTTAGCGTTTTAATTCCAGTAGTTAAAAAATAA